In Rutidosis leptorrhynchoides isolate AG116_Rl617_1_P2 chromosome 2, CSIRO_AGI_Rlap_v1, whole genome shotgun sequence, one genomic interval encodes:
- the LOC139889024 gene encoding ATP-dependent DNA helicase PIF1-like produces the protein MHGPCGTQNPKSPCMNETTKTCTKLFPKRFQEHTSVDENGYPIYRRWDNGITVKKDKGELHNGYVVPYNLFLLKKYQSHIKVERCNQSGAIKYLFKYINKGPDRITAGIVMNKHNDNDEEGRKVDEIKHYYDCRYISACEAAWRIFGNEIHYRTHAFTNWMERNKWDENARNLTYTEFPQKYVWDLTNRVWSTRKRKPKLGRIHHVPPSAGEAYYLRILLNKVKGPTSFEDIRTVNGKFPTIYLDLKMYGHNVVLYLVRTYSTGDEKESAFKIDYIFQRLYVTGLTMQQKDIDNHTLYEIETLLRNQGSTLKKFSGMPYPSSDFVIDTTNKLIHDELRYDRVALKFEHDNLVNSLNADQKRVYDEIISVVDKSVGGVFFVYGYGGTGKTFLWKTLSTAIRSKGKIVLNVASSGIASLLLSGGRTAHSRFVIPINVNEDSVCSIDVTSQLADLMRQSFLIIWDEAPMIHKHCFEALDRSLRDIMRHMLPENEDKVFGGKVVVFGGDFRQILPVIPKGSRQDIVNASLNSSYLWSHIKVLKLTVNMRLQTGCNRDEMENIKEFAQWILDVGNGTVGGPNDGDAEIIIPDEFLIKQSDNPINSIVESTYPDLINNLYENTFFQERAILAPTHEHVDDINERLLQLIPGDEFTYLSCDSVDASDNSMPGDRGMQSPEFLNNLKFSVIPNHKLVLKVGVPIMLLRNIDQPNGLCNGTRLRVTKLEKSLITAKVITGTNIGFETLIPRMKLSPSDNTLPFKITRKQFSVSMCFAMAINKSQGQSLSQVDLYLPRPVFTHGQLYVAISRVKNKNGLKILICDKEMNVANTTTNVVYKEVLQSL, from the exons ATGCATGGTCCTTGTGGTACTCAAAACCCAAAGAGTCCATGTATGAATGAAACCACTAAAACCTGCACCAAATTATTTCCTAAGCGTTTTCAGGAACATACGTCGGTTGATGAGAATGGGTACCCAATTTATAGAAGATGGGATAATGGAATAACTGTTAAGAAAGATAAAGGTGAACTTCACAATGGATATGTAGTTCCATACAATCTGTTTCTTTTGAAGAAATACCAGTCACATATAAAAGTTGAAAGATGTAATCAATCTGGTGCCATCAAATATTTGTTTAAGTATATAAACAAAGGACCCGACAGGATAACTGCTGGTATAGTGATGAATAAGcacaatgataatgatgaagaaggAAGAAAAGTCGATGAAATCAAACATTATTACGATTGCAG GTATATTTCAGCATGCGAAGCCGCTTGGAGAATCTTTGGGAATGAAATTCATTATAGAACTCATGCA TTTACCAATTGGATGGAGAGGAATAAATGGGATGAGAATGCTAGAAACCTAACATATACAGAATTCCCTCAAAAGTATGTTTGGGATTTAACTAATAGAGTTTGGTCAACAAGGAAAAGAAAACCAAAATTAGGAAGAATCCACCATGTTCCTCCTTCTGCCGGTGAAGCATACTATTTGAGAATTCTTCTGAATAAGGTAAAGGGTCCAACGTCCTTTGAAGATATTCGGACAGTTAACGGAAAG TTTCCAACAATTTATCTAGACCTGAAGATGTATGGTCACAATGTAGTACTCTACTTGGTGAGGACATACTCCACAGGCGACGAAAAAGAATCGGCTTTCAAG ATTGATTACATCTTTCAACGTTTATATGTGACTG GATTAACCATGCAACAAAAGGATATTGATAATCATACATTGTATGAAATTGAGACTCTCTTACGAAATCAAGGAAGTACGTTGAAAAAATTCTCAGGAATGCCTTATCCATCAAGTGACTTTGTTATAGATACTACTAACAAATTGATTCATGATGAGTTAAGGTATGATCGTGTAGCCTTGAAATTTGAACATGATAATTTGGTTAATAGTCTGAATGCAGATCAAAAACGTGTATATGACGAAATAATTTCCGTTGTTGATAAATCTGTTGGAGGCGTATTTTTTGTGTATGGGTATGGCGGTACAGGCAAAACATTTCTATGGAAAACTCTATCGACAGCCATCAGATCGAAGGGTAAAATAGTCTTAAACGTGGCTTCAAGTGGAATTGCATCACTTTTGCTAAGTGGTGGTAGAACAGCTCATTCCAGATTTGTGATTCCAATTAATGTTAATGAGGATTCCGTTTGTTCAATTGATGTTACCAGTCAACTTGCAGATTTGATGAGACAATCTTTTTTAATAATATGGGATGAAGCGCCGATGATACATAAACATTGTTTCGAAGCTCTTGACAGGTCACTAAGAGATATAATGCGCCACATGTTACCAGAAAATGAAGATAAAGTCTTTGGAGGGAAAGTGGTTGTTTTTGGTGGAGACTTTAGACAAATACTTCCGGTTATTCCTAAAGGTAGCAGACAAGACATTGTGAATGCTTCTTTGAATTCATCATATCTTTGGTCTCATATTAAAGTGTTGAAATTGACTGTCAATATGAGGCTACAAACCGGATGCAATAGAGATGAAATGGAAAACATAAAAGAATTTGCACAATGGATTCTAGATGTAGGGAACGGTACTGTTGGAGGACCAAATGATGGAGATGCTGAAATCATCATACCAGACGAGTTTCTAATTAAACAATCAGACAATCCGATTAACTCTATTGTAGAATCGACTTACCCGGATCTCATTAATAATCTATATGAGAATACTTTTTTTCAAGAGAGAGCCATTTTAGCTCCAACTCATGAACACGTAGATGATATTAATGAACGTTTGTTACAACTGATACCGGGTGATGAATTCACTTACTTGAGTTGTGATAGTGTCGATGCTTCTGACAACTCTATGCCAGGTGATCGTGGGATGCAATCTCCAGAATTCCTAAACAACCTTAAGTTTTCAGTTATTCCTAATCATAAATTGGTCCTAAAAGTTGGTGTGCCAATCATGTTACTTAGAAACATTGACCAACCAAATGGTTTGTGCAATGGGACAAGATTAAGGGTTACTAAGCTAGAGAAATCGTTGATAACAGCCAAGGTTATAACCGGTACAAATATAGGCTTTGAAACCTTGATTCCGCGAATGAAATTGAGTCCCTCTGACAATACATTACCCTTTAAGATCACTAGAAAGCAATTTTCAGTATCTATGTGCTTTGCAATGGCCATAAACAAAAGTCAAGGACAATCACTATCGCAAGTTGACTTATATTTACCCCGCCCAGTCTTTACTCATGGACAATTATATGTCGCAATTTCTAGAGTAAAGAATAAAAATGGATTGAAGATACTAATATGCGACAAGGAAATGAATGTTGCAAACACTACAACTAATGTTGTTTACAAGGAAGTACTTCAAAGCTTATAA
- the LOC139892094 gene encoding EG45-like domain containing protein, whose translation MSTVKIYSTALIIATILLSLGLEALSNNGIGTINDPPYTPSACYGFEDKGVMIAAANEDLWDGGAVCGKYFQVTCTGGTNLGTPHPCTHTPTVTVMITDFCPPPGCQGDLDLAHEAFSTIADPAAGGIKISFQE comes from the exons ATGTCAACGGTAAAGATATACTCAACTGCTCTTATCATCGCTACCATCCTTCTCAGTCTTGGACTTGAAGCGTTGTCTAATAATGGGATCGGAACCATTAATGATCCTCCATACACAC CTTCTGCATGCTATGGTTTTGAAGATAAAGGTGTTATGATAGCCGCTGCGAATGAAGATTTATGGGATGGTGGTGCAGTTTGTGGCAAGTATTTTCAAGTGACTTGTACTGGTGGAACTAATCTAGGTACACCGCACCCTTGTACGCACACACCAACAGTGACCGTTATGATCACCGATTTCTGCCCACCTCCTGGTTGCCAAGGTGATCTTGATCTGGCTCATGAAGCATTTTCTACCATTGCTGATCCAGCTGCTGGAGGAATCAAAATTTCTTTCCAAGAGTAA
- the LOC139889023 gene encoding uncharacterized protein: MTIYETSDLVKLNQTFENKEDFLMQLRTKCVTEGFHIKPKYSYKSRYTATCISPNCSWQITARCIQDSNNFQVRKLNDLHTCSNTQILPNNKHATKKVLVIIVDEAHLKSRYLGTNLIAVATDANNGILPLAYGIGAGETTDHWTWFFGNLRDSLQSSGYCIVNLTIISDRAPAIAAGISNVFPEVFHALCARHLLGNLKSVSKRVKSYEWHYWKMCKAYRKSDFDHHYGILARRIPDSAHTLTTVGFNRWSRHHADRIRYAYLTSNSAESMNALSVHARKLPITMLLEFFRAPVQQ; encoded by the exons ATGACAATATATGAAACCTCAGATCTAGTTAAATTGAATCAGACTTTCGAAAACAAGGAAGATTTTCTTATGCAATTACGTACAAAGTGTGTTACTGAAGGGTTCCATATAAAACCAAAGTACTCGTACAAGTCAAGGTATACAGCTACATGCATATCACCAAATTGTTCATGGCAAATTACTGCTAGGTGTATACAAGATAGCAACAACTTTCAAGTACGGAAGTTGAATGATCTACACACGTGCTCaaatacccaaattcttccgaacaATAAGCATGCCACCAAGAAGGTCCTAG TAATCATAGTCGATGAGGCTCATTTAAAAAGTCGTTACTTGGGGACTAACTTGATTGCTGTCGCTACGGATGCTAACAATGGAATCCTTCCATTAGCCTACGGTATTGGAGCAGGAGAGACCACCGATCATTGGACATGGTTTTTTGGTAATCTAAGAGACTCTCTACAGTCTTCGGGGTATTGTATTGTTAATCTTACCATTATATCTGACAGGGCACCTGCAATAGCTGCTGGCATATCAAAcgtatttccagaagtatttcatgCACTATGTGCTAGACATTTGTTGGGAAACCTCAAAAGTGTGTCTAAAAGGGTTAAAAGTTACGAGTGGCACTACTGGAAAATGTGCAAAGCGTATAGAAAATCTGATTTTGATCACCACTATGGTATACTAGCACGACGTATCCCAGACAGTGCACATACACTCACTACTGTTGGGTTCAACAGATGGTCTAGACATCATGCAGATCGTATTCGGTATGCTTACCTAACTTCTAATAGTGCAGAGTCAATGAACGCACTGTCAGTTCATGCGAGGAAACTCCCAATTACAATGCTTCTTGAATTCTTTAGAGCTCCAGTTCAACAATGA